The proteins below are encoded in one region of Streptomyces spinoverrucosus:
- a CDS encoding electron transfer flavoprotein subunit beta/FixA family protein yields the protein MKIVVCVKHVPDAAADRGFTEDGSTDRASVDSLLSELDEYAVEQALRLAESGVDAEISYLTVGPDDARDALRKALAMGGDSAIHVSDDEIEGSDALGTSLVLARAIERHGFDLVLCGMASTDGTMGVVPAMLAERLGVPAVTHLEELAVEDGTVTGRREGDGATVRVRGTLPAVVSVTDRSGDARYPSFKGIMAAKKKPLETLDLADLGIEPEQVGRGGARSAVDAAARRPPRSKGEIVADEGAAGASLAAFLTAKKFI from the coding sequence GTGAAGATCGTTGTCTGCGTGAAACACGTGCCCGACGCCGCGGCCGACCGCGGCTTCACCGAGGACGGCAGCACCGACCGCGCGTCGGTCGACTCACTGCTGTCCGAGCTCGACGAGTACGCCGTCGAACAGGCCCTGCGGCTCGCCGAGTCCGGCGTCGACGCCGAGATCAGCTACCTCACCGTCGGCCCCGACGACGCCCGGGACGCGCTGCGCAAGGCGCTGGCCATGGGCGGCGACTCGGCGATCCATGTGAGCGACGACGAGATCGAGGGCAGCGACGCGCTCGGTACGTCACTCGTCCTGGCCAGGGCGATCGAGCGGCACGGCTTCGATCTCGTGCTGTGCGGGATGGCCTCGACAGACGGCACCATGGGCGTCGTGCCGGCGATGCTGGCCGAGCGGCTCGGCGTCCCGGCCGTCACGCATCTGGAGGAGCTGGCGGTCGAGGACGGCACGGTGACCGGGCGCCGTGAGGGCGACGGGGCGACCGTGCGCGTGCGGGGCACTTTGCCGGCCGTGGTGTCGGTGACCGACCGCTCCGGCGACGCACGCTACCCCTCGTTCAAGGGGATCATGGCCGCGAAGAAGAAGCCGCTCGAGACCCTCGACCTCGCCGACCTCGGCATCGAACCGGAGCAGGTCGGTCGGGGCGGCGCCCGGTCGGCCGTGGACGCCGCGGCCAGACGCCCCCCGCGCTCCAAGGGCGAGATCGTCGCCGACGAAGGGGCGGCCGGCGCCTCGCTCGCCGCATTCCTGACCGCGAAGAAGTTCATCTGA
- a CDS encoding amidohydrolase family protein has product MSKIWVNSGDSHVMEPADVWTERLPARLGARAPRSERGEKYEMLYIDGERIDRQLGDFMDAMRPPGAWDLKVRLKDLDQEGVWAQLAFPSMGFWLVSITDRELARETVRAWNDWAHEEILKRNKRVITTACVSTADIGDAVAELERAAEMGFQAVFLPCSTREGEEYALDRWEPLWTAAERAGMVLGFHIGTGGQNVVFRGPGGAVVNYIETTYPGMRVVSHMVAGGALDRHPDLKILIAEGGAGWVPAIGDRMDEAYRQHGMFVRPKLSRLPSEIIRQQVYASFQHDKSSVEIVESTGYRNVMWGDDYPHLEGTYGHTQSTLHDLFDGVPDDVRERVTRGTFNELFKLPEQTPQEAAV; this is encoded by the coding sequence ATGTCGAAGATCTGGGTCAACTCGGGGGACTCGCACGTGATGGAACCCGCCGACGTGTGGACCGAGAGGCTGCCCGCGCGGCTCGGCGCTCGTGCCCCGCGCAGTGAGCGCGGCGAGAAGTACGAGATGCTCTACATCGACGGCGAGCGCATCGACCGCCAGCTCGGCGACTTCATGGACGCGATGCGCCCGCCGGGCGCCTGGGACCTGAAGGTCCGGCTCAAGGACCTCGACCAGGAGGGCGTGTGGGCCCAACTGGCCTTCCCCTCCATGGGTTTCTGGCTCGTGTCGATCACCGACCGGGAGCTCGCCCGGGAGACCGTGCGGGCCTGGAACGACTGGGCGCACGAGGAGATCCTCAAGCGGAACAAGCGCGTGATCACCACCGCCTGTGTCTCCACGGCCGACATCGGCGACGCGGTCGCCGAGCTGGAGCGGGCGGCGGAGATGGGCTTCCAGGCGGTGTTCCTGCCCTGCTCGACACGCGAGGGCGAGGAGTACGCCCTCGACCGCTGGGAGCCGCTGTGGACGGCGGCCGAGCGGGCGGGCATGGTGCTCGGGTTCCACATCGGCACCGGCGGTCAGAACGTCGTCTTCCGCGGGCCCGGCGGCGCCGTCGTCAACTACATAGAGACGACCTACCCGGGGATGCGCGTGGTGTCCCACATGGTCGCGGGCGGCGCGCTGGACCGTCACCCCGACCTCAAGATCCTGATCGCGGAGGGCGGCGCGGGTTGGGTGCCCGCCATCGGTGACCGCATGGACGAGGCGTACCGCCAGCACGGCATGTTCGTCCGGCCGAAGCTGAGCCGGCTGCCCAGCGAGATCATCAGGCAGCAGGTGTACGCGTCCTTCCAGCACGACAAGAGCTCGGTGGAGATCGTCGAGTCGACCGGCTACCGCAATGTGATGTGGGGCGACGACTACCCCCACCTGGAAGGCACCTACGGCCACACCCAGTCCACGCTCCACGACCTGTTCGACGGCGTGCCGGACGACGTCCGCGAGCGTGTCACGCGCGGCACCTTCAACGAGCTGTTCAAGCTGCCCGAGCAGACTCCCCAGGAGGCGGCCGTCTGA
- a CDS encoding bifunctional acetate--CoA ligase family protein/GNAT family N-acetyltransferase translates to MTTPEYPEDLERPGLVRTGRSTFVRPVRPEDADRLVAFVGSLSRATLAYRSLGPVVRARDDVIRRGAHVDYLNELALVALAGDEIAGLVRYVRDPEDPEHAEVTFTIRDDHQSEGFGRLLLEHIAAAARARGIRVLEADVLADNTRMINVFFGSGYRIETGPPGQIIHFEIAIDPQTLAVARAERREQTAVRRSLRPLLEPRSVAVIGANRSPLTIGHEIVANLLRGGFGGDVYPVNPRAERVAGTRAYASIAELPEPPELALVAVRAEAVPEAVRECAQAGVKAVVVVSTGFGETGPEGRATELELARSARSSGMRLVGPNCMGVVNTTPAARLAATFSPALPAPGRVAMSSQSGPLGLAVLDFARRLGLGFSGFVSVGHAVDVSTNDLLQWWEEDPGTSVILLHVETFGNPRRFARIARRIAPRKPIVAVHPGPADSAVSSLFAQSGVIRTRSLQELFDVALLLAHQPPPPGDRVAVITNAGGPAALTAGACAASGMRVPALGERTRQTLRAALAPHADVSNPVDLTPRATAAHYREALDAVLADDDVDAAIVLFMPPLADKADEVASAILDAAAARPDKPVVASFLAGAGVAELLHRGDLVVPTYTFPEAAAGSLGHAAAYQAWRSTPAGVVPDLPGVDVERARALLAGRPPGPVPERIATEVLASYGIAVRDTEPGPGPDAFLSVSSDPVFGPVVAFGLTGDYADLMADVVYRVTPLTDRDAREMVRSLRATPLLEGRGVEFAALEETVLRISAMVEDLPEIEALDLRPVRLLSPGDGVAVAHATIRVSANATGGTHS, encoded by the coding sequence GTGACCACGCCTGAATACCCCGAGGACCTCGAGCGGCCCGGGCTCGTCAGGACCGGGCGGTCGACCTTCGTCAGGCCCGTCCGGCCCGAGGACGCCGACCGCCTGGTGGCCTTCGTCGGCAGCCTGTCCCGGGCCACCCTGGCCTATCGCTCGCTCGGCCCGGTGGTCCGCGCCCGCGACGACGTCATCCGGCGCGGCGCGCACGTCGACTACCTCAATGAACTGGCCCTCGTCGCCCTGGCCGGCGACGAGATCGCCGGGCTGGTGCGGTACGTCCGTGACCCGGAGGATCCGGAGCACGCCGAGGTCACCTTCACCATCCGGGACGACCATCAGAGCGAGGGGTTCGGCCGGCTGCTGCTCGAGCACATCGCCGCCGCCGCACGCGCCCGCGGCATCCGGGTGCTGGAGGCCGACGTCCTGGCCGACAACACCCGGATGATCAACGTGTTCTTCGGCTCCGGCTACCGGATCGAGACCGGTCCACCCGGCCAGATCATCCACTTCGAGATCGCCATCGACCCGCAGACTCTCGCCGTCGCCCGGGCCGAGCGCCGGGAGCAGACCGCCGTACGGCGCTCTCTGCGGCCCCTGCTCGAACCACGGTCGGTGGCGGTGATCGGGGCCAACCGCAGCCCCTTGACGATCGGTCACGAGATCGTGGCCAACCTGCTGCGCGGCGGCTTCGGCGGCGACGTGTACCCGGTGAACCCGCGGGCCGAGCGGGTCGCCGGGACACGGGCGTACGCGAGTATCGCCGAGTTGCCCGAGCCGCCGGAGCTGGCGCTGGTGGCCGTACGGGCCGAGGCGGTGCCCGAGGCCGTACGGGAGTGCGCGCAGGCCGGAGTGAAGGCGGTGGTCGTCGTCTCCACGGGCTTCGGTGAGACCGGACCCGAGGGCAGGGCGACCGAGCTCGAACTGGCCCGTTCCGCCCGCTCCTCCGGTATGCGGCTGGTGGGCCCGAACTGCATGGGCGTGGTCAACACGACGCCCGCCGCGCGGCTGGCCGCGACCTTCTCCCCCGCCCTGCCGGCGCCCGGCCGGGTGGCGATGTCCAGCCAGTCCGGGCCGCTGGGGCTCGCCGTGCTCGACTTCGCCCGGCGGCTCGGGCTCGGCTTCTCGGGGTTCGTGTCGGTGGGCCACGCCGTCGACGTCTCGACCAACGATCTGCTCCAGTGGTGGGAGGAGGACCCGGGGACCTCGGTGATCCTGCTGCACGTCGAGACCTTCGGCAATCCGCGCCGGTTCGCCCGGATCGCCCGCCGGATCGCGCCGCGCAAACCGATCGTCGCAGTCCACCCCGGCCCCGCCGACTCGGCGGTGAGCTCGCTGTTCGCCCAGTCCGGCGTGATCCGTACCCGCAGTCTCCAGGAGCTGTTCGACGTCGCCCTGTTGCTCGCCCACCAGCCGCCCCCGCCCGGCGACCGGGTCGCCGTGATCACCAACGCCGGCGGGCCCGCGGCGCTGACGGCGGGCGCGTGCGCGGCGAGCGGAATGCGCGTCCCCGCACTCGGCGAGCGCACCCGGCAGACACTCCGCGCGGCCCTGGCACCGCACGCGGACGTCTCGAACCCGGTCGACCTGACCCCCAGGGCCACCGCCGCGCACTACCGCGAGGCGCTGGACGCGGTCCTGGCCGACGACGATGTCGACGCGGCCATCGTGCTGTTCATGCCGCCGCTGGCGGACAAGGCCGACGAGGTGGCGTCGGCGATCCTCGACGCGGCCGCCGCCCGCCCCGACAAACCGGTCGTCGCCAGCTTCCTGGCCGGCGCGGGCGTCGCCGAACTCCTGCACCGGGGCGACCTGGTGGTGCCGACGTACACGTTCCCCGAGGCGGCGGCCGGCTCCCTCGGACACGCGGCGGCCTACCAGGCCTGGCGCAGCACCCCGGCCGGCGTCGTGCCCGACCTCCCAGGAGTCGACGTCGAGCGGGCACGCGCGCTGCTGGCGGGACGCCCGCCCGGCCCGGTTCCCGAGCGGATCGCCACCGAAGTACTCGCCTCGTACGGAATCGCCGTACGCGACACAGAACCCGGTCCCGGCCCGGACGCGTTCCTCTCCGTCTCCTCCGACCCGGTGTTCGGGCCGGTGGTCGCCTTCGGCCTGACCGGGGACTACGCCGACCTCATGGCGGACGTCGTGTACCGGGTCACGCCGCTCACCGATCGCGACGCCCGCGAGATGGTCCGCTCGCTGCGGGCGACTCCCCTGCTGGAAGGCCGGGGTGTGGAGTTCGCGGCGCTGGAGGAGACCGTCCTGCGGATCTCGGCGATGGTCGAGGACCTGCCCGAGATCGAAGCGCTGGACCTGCGGCCGGTGCGGCTGCTGTCGCCCGGGGACGGGGTGGCCGTAGCGCACGCGACGATCCGGGTCTCGGCCAACGCAACGGGAGGGACTCACTCATGA
- a CDS encoding LLM class flavin-dependent oxidoreductase — protein MKVGIYFDLRNPPEWQRSWSRVYGFALEMCEEADRLGLDSVWFSEHHGFEDGYLPQPLTMAAAAAARTRRVRLGTAVIPAPLHAAPEIAEQAAVVDLISDGRLDLGLGTGYRVPEYRLYGADLGRRYTTTDQRVRQIRGLWAESLVTPGPVQDPLPIWLGYQGPQGARRAGRLGTGLLSLNPALLAPYLDGLAESGHDGSAARMQGSFTTFVTEDPEGDWPVVRRHLAYQWDSYRRYMVEGTDQPVPRPIDPEKWREKGLNATGFGQFLYGTPQKTAEAIRAYVAGLPVEGVFLWASLAGMPEEMVARQVQLIAGKLRPLLADV, from the coding sequence ATGAAGGTCGGCATCTACTTCGACCTGCGCAACCCGCCCGAGTGGCAGCGGAGTTGGTCGCGGGTGTACGGCTTCGCGCTGGAGATGTGCGAGGAGGCGGACCGGCTGGGTCTGGACTCCGTCTGGTTCTCCGAGCACCACGGCTTCGAGGACGGGTATCTCCCCCAGCCGCTCACCATGGCGGCCGCGGCCGCTGCCCGCACCCGCCGGGTGCGCCTGGGCACGGCGGTCATCCCCGCTCCGCTGCACGCGGCCCCGGAGATCGCCGAGCAGGCCGCGGTCGTGGATCTCATCAGCGACGGCCGCCTGGACCTCGGCCTCGGCACCGGCTACCGGGTCCCCGAGTACCGGCTGTACGGCGCCGACCTGGGCAGGCGCTACACCACGACCGACCAGCGGGTACGGCAGATCCGCGGTCTGTGGGCCGAATCGCTGGTCACTCCCGGCCCGGTCCAGGACCCCCTGCCGATCTGGCTCGGCTACCAGGGTCCGCAGGGCGCCCGGCGGGCCGGCCGGCTCGGCACGGGCCTGCTGTCGCTCAACCCGGCGCTGCTGGCGCCGTACCTGGACGGGCTGGCCGAGAGCGGACACGACGGGTCGGCGGCCAGGATGCAGGGCTCGTTCACCACGTTCGTCACCGAGGATCCCGAGGGCGACTGGCCGGTGGTGCGCAGACATCTGGCCTACCAGTGGGACAGCTACCGCCGCTACATGGTCGAGGGGACCGACCAGCCGGTCCCGCGCCCCATCGATCCCGAGAAGTGGCGGGAGAAGGGGCTGAACGCGACCGGGTTCGGGCAGTTCCTGTACGGCACCCCGCAAAAGACGGCCGAGGCCATCAGGGCGTATGTGGCGGGGCTGCCGGTCGAGGGCGTGTTCCTGTGGGCCTCGCTGGCCGGGATGCCGGAGGAGATGGTGGCCCGGCAGGTGCAGCTCATCGCCGGGAAGCTGCGGCCGCTGCTTGCCGATGTCTGA
- a CDS encoding PaaI family thioesterase produces the protein MSTTPWAGADFQEPPRTPGGVALCGACRGAGSCRLGVRRERLGEDGVASFELACPRDQEGGPEVAHGGWTAAVLDDCLGHLPLLHRVLSVTAELTVSFVKPVPVERPLQVRAWVEKREGRRWYIAGEMVLLPTRAVLARASGIWVTRDRGHFARHQQWLAAQDGGTQ, from the coding sequence ATGTCCACGACGCCTTGGGCGGGGGCGGATTTCCAGGAGCCGCCGCGCACACCCGGCGGGGTGGCGCTGTGCGGGGCGTGCCGCGGCGCCGGTTCCTGCCGGCTGGGCGTGCGGCGCGAGCGGCTCGGCGAGGACGGCGTGGCGTCGTTCGAACTCGCCTGCCCGCGTGACCAGGAGGGCGGGCCCGAGGTCGCGCACGGCGGCTGGACGGCGGCCGTGCTGGACGACTGTCTCGGCCATCTGCCTCTGCTGCACCGGGTGTTGAGCGTGACGGCGGAGTTGACCGTGAGCTTCGTCAAGCCGGTGCCGGTCGAACGTCCGCTTCAGGTGCGGGCCTGGGTGGAGAAGCGGGAGGGCAGGCGCTGGTACATCGCGGGCGAGATGGTGCTCCTGCCGACCCGCGCCGTGCTGGCCCGGGCCTCCGGGATCTGGGTGACCCGGGACCGGGGCCATTTCGCACGCCATCAGCAGTGGCTGGCCGCGCAGGACGGCGGGACTCAGTAG
- a CDS encoding acyl-CoA dehydrogenase family protein, giving the protein MDFGLTDEQDLLRATARQFVADVCPAEKAKRWDEEGVVPPELFRGMAELGWFSLPFSEEEGGDGGGPLELILIAEELGRASFDVAMCYIGVLIPGITVFRWGSDAQRAFIRDLVMTGRHRLAVGLSEPDSGSDAAALRTTADDHGDHFLVRGQKAWCTGGGLPDTTIATYVRTGPREPKHGGISLLLVDPATEGVEIRRTPTLARHILGTNEVFFHDALVPKENLVGPRDEGWKVMLSNIELEKVIISGGYLGAAQATLDEMLEYARTRHAFGRPIGNFQALAHAMADLQTEIDSARLLAYRAAWLLAQGKPCTREGSMAKLKGSETYVAAARLGMQVLAGHGFSTESVMSFRYRESIVATISGGTSQIQRNGIARSMGLRSY; this is encoded by the coding sequence GTGGACTTCGGGTTGACCGACGAGCAGGATCTGTTGCGCGCGACGGCACGGCAGTTCGTCGCCGACGTGTGCCCGGCCGAGAAGGCCAAGCGGTGGGACGAGGAGGGCGTCGTGCCGCCCGAACTGTTCCGGGGCATGGCCGAGCTGGGGTGGTTCTCGCTCCCGTTCAGCGAGGAGGAGGGCGGCGACGGCGGCGGTCCGCTGGAGCTCATCCTGATCGCGGAGGAGCTCGGGCGGGCCAGCTTCGACGTCGCCATGTGCTATATCGGCGTGCTCATCCCCGGCATCACCGTGTTCCGATGGGGCAGCGACGCCCAGCGTGCCTTTATTCGTGACCTGGTGATGACAGGGCGCCACCGCCTCGCCGTCGGCCTCAGCGAGCCGGACAGCGGATCGGATGCCGCGGCGCTGCGCACCACCGCCGATGACCATGGCGACCACTTCCTGGTGCGCGGCCAGAAGGCCTGGTGCACCGGCGGCGGCCTGCCCGACACGACCATCGCGACCTATGTGCGCACCGGCCCCCGGGAGCCCAAGCACGGCGGCATCAGCCTCCTGCTCGTCGACCCCGCGACGGAGGGCGTCGAGATACGCCGGACCCCGACGCTGGCCCGGCACATCCTGGGCACCAACGAGGTCTTCTTCCACGACGCCCTCGTCCCCAAGGAGAACCTCGTCGGCCCGCGCGACGAAGGCTGGAAGGTCATGCTCTCCAACATCGAACTGGAGAAGGTGATCATCAGCGGGGGATACCTGGGAGCGGCGCAGGCCACCTTGGACGAGATGCTGGAGTACGCCCGCACCCGGCACGCCTTCGGCCGTCCGATCGGCAACTTCCAGGCACTCGCCCACGCCATGGCCGACCTGCAGACCGAGATCGACTCCGCCCGGCTGCTCGCCTACCGCGCCGCCTGGCTGCTCGCCCAGGGCAAGCCGTGCACGCGGGAGGGCTCGATGGCGAAGCTCAAGGGGTCCGAGACCTATGTGGCGGCCGCCCGGCTCGGGATGCAGGTCCTCGCGGGGCACGGTTTCTCGACGGAGAGCGTGATGAGCTTCCGGTACCGGGAGTCGATCGTGGCCACGATCTCCGGGGGCACCAGTCAGATCCAGCGCAACGGCATCGCCCGCAGCATGGGACTGCGCTCCTACTGA
- a CDS encoding MFS transporter: MASPATAPPSPGKLKRIVAASLIGTTIEWYDFFLYGSAAALVFNQLFFPESDPLVGTLLSFLTYAVGFAARPLGALVFGHYGDRLGRKKLLVLSLLLMGGATFAIGLLPTHATIGSAAPVLLTVLRLVQGFALGGEWGGAVLLVSEHGDARRRGFWASWPQTGAPAGQLLATGVLSFLTAVLSESAFTGWGWRIPFLLSGVLVIVGLWIRLSVDESPVFQKALAQAEARKADNAAQAEKMPLVAVLRHHWRDVLVAMGARMAENISYYVITAFILVYATTSAGVSKQTALNAVLIASAVHFAVIPLWGALSDRIGRRPVYLIGAVGVGLWMFPFFSLIDTGGFGNLILAVTVGLVLHGAMYAPQAAFFSEMFATRMRYSGASIGAQFASVAAGAPAPLIATALLAAYGSSTPIALYVIAAALLTVVAVAAAKETRNRDLADVGPSDTTPSASRAADAHTV, from the coding sequence ATGGCCTCCCCAGCAACCGCTCCCCCATCCCCGGGCAAACTGAAGCGCATCGTCGCCGCGTCCCTCATAGGCACCACCATCGAGTGGTACGACTTCTTCCTGTACGGCTCGGCGGCCGCGCTGGTGTTCAACCAGCTGTTCTTCCCGGAGTCCGACCCGCTCGTCGGCACGCTGCTGTCGTTCCTGACGTACGCCGTGGGCTTCGCGGCCCGGCCGCTCGGTGCGCTGGTCTTCGGGCACTACGGCGACCGGCTCGGGCGGAAGAAGCTGCTGGTCCTGAGTCTGCTGCTGATGGGCGGCGCGACCTTCGCGATCGGGCTGCTGCCCACGCACGCGACGATCGGCAGCGCGGCGCCCGTGCTGCTGACGGTGCTGCGGCTCGTGCAGGGCTTCGCGCTCGGTGGTGAGTGGGGCGGTGCCGTCCTGCTGGTGTCGGAGCACGGGGACGCGCGACGCCGTGGCTTCTGGGCGTCGTGGCCGCAGACCGGGGCGCCCGCGGGGCAGCTCCTCGCGACCGGCGTGCTGTCCTTCCTCACCGCCGTCCTGTCCGAGAGCGCCTTCACCGGCTGGGGCTGGCGCATTCCGTTCCTGCTCTCCGGAGTGCTGGTGATCGTCGGGCTGTGGATCCGCCTGTCCGTCGACGAGTCGCCCGTCTTCCAGAAGGCGCTCGCGCAGGCCGAGGCACGCAAGGCCGACAACGCGGCGCAGGCCGAGAAGATGCCGCTGGTCGCGGTGTTGCGGCACCACTGGCGTGACGTCCTGGTGGCGATGGGCGCCCGTATGGCCGAGAACATCAGCTACTACGTCATCACCGCCTTCATCCTCGTCTACGCCACCACCTCCGCCGGCGTCTCCAAGCAGACCGCCCTCAACGCCGTGCTCATCGCGTCGGCCGTGCACTTCGCGGTCATCCCGCTGTGGGGCGCGCTGTCCGACCGGATCGGCCGCCGTCCCGTCTACCTGATCGGCGCGGTGGGCGTCGGCCTGTGGATGTTCCCGTTCTTCTCGCTGATCGACACCGGCGGCTTCGGCAACCTGATCCTCGCGGTGACCGTGGGCCTGGTGCTGCACGGGGCGATGTACGCGCCGCAGGCCGCCTTCTTCTCCGAGATGTTCGCGACCCGGATGCGCTACTCCGGCGCCTCCATCGGCGCCCAGTTCGCCTCCGTCGCGGCGGGCGCGCCGGCCCCGCTGATCGCCACCGCGCTGCTGGCCGCCTACGGCAGCTCCACGCCCATCGCCCTGTACGTGATCGCCGCCGCGCTCCTCACGGTCGTCGCCGTGGCGGCCGCCAAGGAGACCCGCAACCGGGATCTGGCCGACGTCGGGCCCTCCGACACCACGCCGTCGGCGTCCCGGGCCGCGGACGCGCACACGGTCTGA